CAGAAGGCAATTTTGTggtagctttgtttttttttagaagtgtCGCGAGAACAGGCTACCCACGCCGTGCAGTTCTCGCTtgaaacagcagagggcgatagAGCGGTAATAACAACCATGACGTCGTGTTTCCTATTGTGTGTCTCGTGAGTGTGTTGTTGACACCGCCCCTCCGGAgggtgcagcagcagcagccaccGTCGCTAGCCGTCTGACGGTCACATCCGCCTGGTATTAACACGTCTCCACAGCAACAACATGTGCGGAATAGAAAGCGTCCCTGAGGAGAAGGGGAAGACACAGAAGCATTGTGCTTTGCCGCCACCTGGACGGACGTTCACCATGTAGACGACCGACGGCTAGCTACTCATCTGTCATTAATTAGCCGATGCTATCGCCGCTATTTCTGAGATACGGTTGTCATCGCGGTCGCCAGGTGAGCTAAGCGTCGAGCTAACCCACAGAGGGTGAGCTTTAAACCACGCTAGGGTGGCACTTGACCATCGACTAGCATATCTGCAGAGAGAGAGCCAAACATGGCAACTCCCGCCGAGCACGACCTGGCTCTATCCGAAGGCGACAGCAGCAAAGACAAAGCGCAGGTGTTTGGGATATTGAGGTTACAGGAGGAGAAATCTGGTGGCGGGGATAAGCCGAATATAAGCGGCACTGTGAGGGGCGGCGGGGGAGGAGATGGACGATGGCAGGCTCCCATCTTCGCTTTAGCCAGGAAAGCATCCGAAACCATTTCAGGGAGCATTCATGTCCTGCCTAAAGTGTCGGAGAACAGAGCATCTATATCAGGAGAATGGACCGTCCAAGGTAAAGATTCATGATGTTCATAAAGGATTGTATTAATGATAACACTACTGAAAGATGCAGGAATTAACACATTGCTAACATAGGTATTTGTACATAGACCAGGAACAAGCATGAcactatgatgatgatgatgatgatgatgaggagtgCTAACATTACCTCATATCATCATGTGTGCAGCCAATTGATTGTTCACATCTGAGTGCTGTCGCCGTTTAGTCTGTACTGTCACTGTCTCTGACTGAATCCTGAATCATCACATGCTTTATTGATGCTAAGGAAGGAAACGTTTGCTCTTGTGTTGCACCCTTTATAGCAATGGTATTGTTGTTAATGAGGTTTTTAAATGCAGTGTGCATCATCTACATGATAAATCCAGAACATGTCCAGTGGGGTACATTATGGTTGTCTGTCATAATGGATTTTTGTTCATATTCAGTTAATTGTACCAGCAGATTTCAGCATGAACGGACTGCTTAATactcacagctgtttttttagaGACACAAAGAGCCAAGATTGACTTTTTGAAACTTGAAACACAATCATACAAGTGCCCAGTTATTACAGCTTTTGCGAGAAGAAATATTAGACTTGCAGGCAGGGGAGgcaaatttatattattaatgtgtaaaatatgcagtatattttctgtatgattccaatcattaaaaaaacagaatttgcGAATTTCCTGATTAGATACAAGGCAGAGTGTGCAGTTCCCCACAAACAGGTTTGCATTTTTCTGATCTTCTGAATGACGCCAATAATTTTCCAGAAAGATTTATAATGCACCATCACTGTCTACAACATatgtaatgtctttaatgtgTGTTACGTCATTGTTACTGCTAATTGTAGAGTCATAGAGTACTCTGCTGCACCGGCCATGAACCCACATTTTCTACAATCTTCAACCCGCTATACTGTACCCATAAATTAAGAGTATGTTTTTAGTGataatctttttttgtttgtgtctcagACTTGCGGGACCCCATGGCTATGGAGCGAGCCAACCTGCTCAACATGGCCAAGCTGAGTATTAAAGGTCTGATCGAGTCCGCTCTAAGTTTTGGAAGAACACTGGACTCGGACTACCCACCTCTGCAGCAGTTCTTTGTCGTCATGGAACACTGCCTCAAGCATGGTCTGCGAGGTAAGGCTGTCAGTCGTGCCGCTGTGGCTCAGTGTGTATGGTACACACCTTTCAAAGTAGATGCCATGTGTCTGAAGCCTTTTATTTCGCTCTCATATTTTTCCAGTGAAAAAGTCCTTTCTGGGATTTAATAAGTCTTTGTGGGGTCCTCTGGAGCTGGTGGAAAAATTGTGTCCTGAAGCAGCTGAGATCTCAGCCTCTGTACGAGATCTGCCAGGACTCAAGTAAGGAATAACCACATGAGTGTCTGTAGTCTATATAGGGTATTTTGCTTGTGTTTAGTCAGACATGGAGTACTATATCAAAACCTGAAAATGAACAATTTCTTTGCACTCAGGACTCCCTTAGGACGTGCTAGGGCATGGTTGAGACTGGCCCTCATGCAGAAGCGGCTGGCCGACTATCTGCGACTACTGATTACCAGAAAAGACCTTCTCTggtacatgcaaacacacatacaataacacacaaACATTAACAGTGAGTCTTTTTAATTTTCAGCATAATGTGAGTGTAGCGAAGTAGAGCAAGTTGTCACGTTGTTGTTCTGCTGCAGTGACTTCTATGAGAATTCAGCGCTGATGTTGGAGGAGGAGGGTGCTGTCATTGTGGGTCTGCTGGTGGGCTTGAACGTCATTGATGCCAACCTGTGTGTGAAAGGTGAAGACCTGGACTCTCAGGTAAACACACACTTGACTGTTTTCCTCAGGATGAATTTGCTCAAAACATTCAGGTAAACAAATGTGAAACCATCAAGAAATGAAAGTAGTTCCACTTCCTCCATCTGGTCAATCGAGATTAAAAGCTTTATTTTTACTCACCTGAGTTTCAAGAAGCAAGAATTTTGAGTTTGTCAGATGGAGTGAGCGGACTAATGGTATTTTTACTGTGGAAAGAGCGTACTGTAGTATATGCTAAGAGCATATTGTCTACCAATGtttgtttatgactttttaatttcAAGGGTTAATTCTAGCCTTTTTTGTTAATGAAGCGCATCTCAGTTTGTTCTACCCACCTTCATCaattcattgtttatttttaggtCGGGGTGATTGACTTCTCCATGTACTTAAAGAACGACATTGATGATTACAGGAGTGAGGAGAGGTACATTCTCATGTAGTTTATGTCCCTCTTCTATGCACTCTGTGTAAGTCCCCTTCAAAGTGTAATGTCTGTTTCCATGCCAACAGGAACAGTCAGATAGCATCCATCCTTGATCAGAAGAACTATGTAGAGGAGCTCAATCGACAACTAaagtaagacatttttttacatggaaAACAGACTTTATAAGGTATggaatttcataatttcataattcaCTCTTATAAACAATGTCCAGTTCTACAGTTCATGGACTTCAGGGCAGAGTGGACTCTCTGGAAAAGTCCAACTCTAAACTCATAGAGGAGGTGAGACTCACTCTTAGCAAGTTTGGCATTAATAATGAAGATGGAAGTCACAGATTTACTTCATTGTCAGTTTTTCtccactttgtgtttgtgtgcagttaGCTATTGCCAAAAACAACATCATCAAACTGCAAGAAGAAAACCAGCAACTGAGGAGTGAAAACAGCCTCATTCTTCTGAAGGCACAACAACATTTAGAGGTGCTCACTCTCGATTGTAAACATTGTATTGTAACTTGTACCTGGATGTAGTATGGATGACAAGCATGGTGTCGATCAATAGTTTCTTTATTGCTGAAACAAAACAGGCAACTATTGGACAAACCAATTCAGCACACAGCCATCTTCATCCCGCACACATAGTTCACACGTTCACAGACACTTGGAAATCACAAAACTCTTTAACCGTACCTCTGAAAGCGAGTAATAACCaagcagtgtagtggtcttgTTATTGAcacaattgtttttaattactgTTTTACTAATGTATTGTATGCATATGTATAAAACCTTCATGTGtcgtgtgtacagtgtgagtgccCTAGGAGTTAATTTAGGTATAAGAGCCAACTTACACCAAAACACAACTTAAATCACAGTCTAGTAATGGAACTTGTACGTATCCCGAGGACCAGCTGTTTGAGATGTATTAGTGGTATAAGTAATTCCATTGTTGATGGGTACAATACAGAACAGgctgattttgtttttcttggttTCCCACACAGGTATCTCAAGGTGATGTATCTGTGGAGCGAGACACCTACAAACAATCTCGTCAGGGTTTGGATGAAATGTACAACGAGGCACAAAGACAGCTAAAGGAGGAATGTCAGCTAAGACAGGTAAGACCACACCTCCGTGTCATCCAAGTTGTACGCGTATCATGTGAGTTGTGGCAATGACGGCTCACTTGAATTCTTCCTTGCTTTATGTTGAGGATGTGGAGAACGAGCTGGTGGTCCAAGTGTCAATGAAGCAGGAAATGGAGTTGGCTATGAAACTTCTTGAGAAAGATATTCATGAGAAGCAGGTACAGTATCCAATCACAATCTCAATCTGTGCCGTGTTCATTCATCACAGTACACAATATCCTCTACTATATCAAACTTCAGATCACAATTATAGAGTTGGAAATTTGGATACATTTATGAAACGTTTATTCTCCATGAACAGGACACGTTGATTGGGCTGAGACACCAACTGGACGAAGTCAAAGCTATCAATGTAGAGATGTACCAGAAGATGCAGGTACACGTATGGGTGGATGGAAAGCTAGATAAAGACAATTGTTGGTCTTCTGCCAGACTTTTGAGTGTAGCATTCCTGTGTTGTAGTCATCTGATGaggagatgaagaagaagaacaacatgaTCAGCCGTCTGGAGGAGAAGACCAATCAGATCACTGC
The Doryrhamphus excisus isolate RoL2022-K1 chromosome 12, RoL_Dexc_1.0, whole genome shotgun sequence genome window above contains:
- the rufy2 gene encoding RUN and FYVE domain-containing protein 2 isoform X2: MYSPQSLHRWGITHSESMERLAYSQDLRDPMAMERANLLNMAKLSIKGLIESALSFGRTLDSDYPPLQQFFVVMEHCLKHGLRVKKSFLGFNKSLWGPLELVEKLCPEAAEISASVRDLPGLKTPLGRARAWLRLALMQKRLADYLRLLITRKDLLCDFYENSALMLEEEGAVIVGLLVGLNVIDANLCVKGEDLDSQVGVIDFSMYLKNDIDDYRSEERNSQIASILDQKNYVEELNRQLNSTVHGLQGRVDSLEKSNSKLIEELAIAKNNIIKLQEENQQLRSENSLILLKAQQHLEVSQGDVSVERDTYKQSRQGLDEMYNEAQRQLKEECQLRQDVENELVVQVSMKQEMELAMKLLEKDIHEKQDTLIGLRHQLDEVKAINVEMYQKMQSSDEEMKKKNNMISRLEEKTNQITATMKQLEQRLQEAESHRTSAEEGTRRFKMDFANKADSLQRQIDHREKQLLQLETDLKIEREWRQTLQNDLHREKETVSQLRTQALQINGLKMEFHRLQDENLQLKSICEDQEQALEELGSKLSESKMKIEDIKEANKALQGGQVWLKDKEASRCKLCEKEFSISRRKHHCRNCGEIFCNSCSDNELPLPASPKPVRVCDTCHALLLQRCSSNPT
- the rufy2 gene encoding RUN and FYVE domain-containing protein 2 isoform X1, which produces MATPAEHDLALSEGDSSKDKAQVFGILRLQEEKSGGGDKPNISGTVRGGGGGDGRWQAPIFALARKASETISGSIHVLPKVSENRASISGEWTVQDLRDPMAMERANLLNMAKLSIKGLIESALSFGRTLDSDYPPLQQFFVVMEHCLKHGLRVKKSFLGFNKSLWGPLELVEKLCPEAAEISASVRDLPGLKTPLGRARAWLRLALMQKRLADYLRLLITRKDLLCDFYENSALMLEEEGAVIVGLLVGLNVIDANLCVKGEDLDSQVGVIDFSMYLKNDIDDYRSEERNSQIASILDQKNYVEELNRQLNSTVHGLQGRVDSLEKSNSKLIEELAIAKNNIIKLQEENQQLRSENSLILLKAQQHLEVSQGDVSVERDTYKQSRQGLDEMYNEAQRQLKEECQLRQDVENELVVQVSMKQEMELAMKLLEKDIHEKQDTLIGLRHQLDEVKAINVEMYQKMQSSDEEMKKKNNMISRLEEKTNQITATMKQLEQRLQEAESHRTSAEEGTRRFKMDFANKADSLQRQIDHREKQLLQLETDLKIEREWRQTLQNDLHREKETVSQLRTQALQINGLKMEFHRLQDENLQLKSICEDQEQALEELGSKLSESKMKIEDIKEANKALQGGQVWLKDKEASRCKLCEKEFSISRRKHHCRNCGEIFCNSCSDNELPLPASPKPVRVCDTCHALLLQRCSSNPT
- the rufy2 gene encoding RUN and FYVE domain-containing protein 2 isoform X3, producing MATPAEHDLALSEGDSSKDKAQVFGILRLQEEKSGGGDKPNISGTVRGGGGGDGRWQAPIFALARKASETISGSIHVLPKVSENRASISGEWTVQDLRDPMAMERANLLNMAKLSIKGLIESALSFGRTLDSDYPPLQQFFVVMEHCLKHGLRVKKSFLGFNKSLWGPLELVEKLCPEAAEISASVRDLPGLKTPLGRARAWLRLALMQKRLADYLRLLITRKDLLCDFYENSALMLEEEGAVIVGLLVGLNVIDANLCVKGEDLDSQVGVIDFSMYLKNDIDDYRSEERNSQIASILDQKNYVEELNRQLNSTVHGLQGRVDSLEKSNSKLIEELAIAKNNIIKLQEENQQLRSENSLILLKAQQHLEVSQGDVSVERDTYKQSRQGLDEMYNEAQRQLKEECQLRQDVENELVVQVSMKQEMELAMKLLEKDIHEKQDTLIGLRHQLDEVKAINVEMYQKMQSSDEEMKKKNNMISRLEEKTNQITATMKQLEQSDKELLSQTRTLAMSFVKCASTDTEHQYKLVKDISF